TGATCAACCCTGAATCCAAAAATAAAAACGATAGGTAATCAGATGACTAAACTCCCCTTTTACGAAAAAGTAGGTTACGCCATGGGCGATGCCGCTGCTAACTTAGTTTGGCGTGGTGCTCTGGCATACTTAGCCGTTTTTTATACTGATACCTTTGGCCTAACCGCGGCGGCGGCGGCCATGTTATTTTTAGTAGTACGCCTGTCTGATGGGGTAACCGACATTATTATGGGGATGATCGCCGACAGAACTACGACTCGCTGGGGTAAATTTAGACCTTGGATATTATGGTCAACACCCTTATTAGCGTTGTTCATGGTGCTAAGCTTTACCACGCCTGATTTAAGTTATACGGGAAAGCTTGTTTATGCTTATATAACCTACATAGGTTTAACCCTTGCTTACACAGTTAATAACGTGCCCTATTCCGCCTTAATGGGAGTAATGACGCCGAGTGATACTGAACGAACTAGCTTATCCGGTTTCCGTTTTGCAGGTGCATTTGCAGGTGGATTACTTGTAATGGGTTTTCTACCTGATTTAGTCGCCTATTTTGGTGCTGGTAATGATGCTCAAGGTTATCAATATACTATGTATCTTTTTGCCATTATTTTAATAATATTAATGGTGACAACATTTGCGACAACTAAAGAGCGAGTAGTACCCAACCTTGATGAGTCAACTAACTTAAAATCTGAATTAATTGATTTAAGTAAAAACCTCCCTTTTATCATTTTTCCATTATTAGCAATGACGCTATTTTTCTATTACCGTGATATTTATAGTGGTTTATTTTTTGTTATTGTAATGGGATCCATGTGGTTAGTTATTAAAAAATTACTAAAAAACACGCCAGAAGATTTAAGTGGCACTCAAAGGGATATGGTTGACTTATTAACCAACAAACCTTGGCTAATATTACTTGGTATGGGCTTTATAACCATGTTATTTAATGGCATTAAGTATGGCACTATTGCCTATTACTTTAAGTACCACGTAGGTAGCGAACTGCTAGCAGGAAAATACTTTGTTGTATTATTACTAGCCTCTATTTTAGGTGCATTATCAACAAGTTATTTAGCGAAAAAATTAGGAAAACGTAAATTATTTATCATTTCTCTTCTTGTTAGTGGTGTTCTCACTGCCGCTTTTTATTGGGTACCTCAAGGTAACCTTTCTGCTATCTTCATTTTAGGTGGTACAGCCGAATTTTTCGCGGCGATAATGCCAACATTATATTTTACTATGCTAGGCGATTCAGCCGATTATTCGGAATGGAAAAATGGCCGTCGAGCTACTGGTCTTATTTATTCTGCTGGCACCTTTGTTCAGAAAACAGGAGGTGGTTTTGCTGGTGCTTTGGTCTTAGTAGTACTTGCTGGTTACGGTTACAACGGTATGGATAAGTCAACAATTGAAGCGTCTTTACCGGGTATGCAATTACTGATGAGCTGGATTCCCGCGGCCTTCGCTTTTGCTGGTGCAGCCTTAATGATATTTTACCCTCTTTCAAGTAAACAAAATCAACAAATTACTATAGATCTAGCACAAAGGCGCGCTTGAATTTAATCCTTTAAAAGTTACATAAAGATGCAATTGAGCTCGATGGCTCAATTGCATATTTATAACACTAGTTTAGATGAACTTTATTATGCTAAAATCCACCTTTTTTCGACGCCATCATCTAATGACTGAGCTCACATTGTAGGATAATTATGGCGACAATATATGAAGTATCAAGCTTAGCCGGCGTATCATTAGCAACCGTTTCAAGGGTTATTAATAACAACACCCGAGTTAGTGATAAAACACGTCAAAAAGTAGATGCCGCCATGCTAGAGCTAGGTTATCGACCTAACTCTATTGCTCAATCATTAGCCTCTAATCGCACAAACAGTGTGGGCATTTTAGTGTCTGAACTTGATGGTTCGTTTTTTGGCCAAATGATGGCCGGCATTGAATCAGAATTAAGAATGGCCGGTAAACACGTTATTATAACCACTGGCCACAGCCAAGCAGATAAAGAAAAAGATGGAATTGATTTTTTAATCTCTCGTAATTGTGATGCACTAATCGTGCATACTGAAGGCTTAACGGATGAATACCTAGTCACC
The sequence above is a segment of the Colwellia sp. 20A7 genome. Coding sequences within it:
- a CDS encoding MFS transporter, which codes for MTKLPFYEKVGYAMGDAAANLVWRGALAYLAVFYTDTFGLTAAAAAMLFLVVRLSDGVTDIIMGMIADRTTTRWGKFRPWILWSTPLLALFMVLSFTTPDLSYTGKLVYAYITYIGLTLAYTVNNVPYSALMGVMTPSDTERTSLSGFRFAGAFAGGLLVMGFLPDLVAYFGAGNDAQGYQYTMYLFAIILIILMVTTFATTKERVVPNLDESTNLKSELIDLSKNLPFIIFPLLAMTLFFYYRDIYSGLFFVIVMGSMWLVIKKLLKNTPEDLSGTQRDMVDLLTNKPWLILLGMGFITMLFNGIKYGTIAYYFKYHVGSELLAGKYFVVLLLASILGALSTSYLAKKLGKRKLFIISLLVSGVLTAAFYWVPQGNLSAIFILGGTAEFFAAIMPTLYFTMLGDSADYSEWKNGRRATGLIYSAGTFVQKTGGGFAGALVLVVLAGYGYNGMDKSTIEASLPGMQLLMSWIPAAFAFAGAALMIFYPLSSKQNQQITIDLAQRRA